In one window of Caenimonas aquaedulcis DNA:
- a CDS encoding ABC transporter substrate-binding protein → MNRSLRALAALALAVAALGAHAQQQGITDTEILIGDVMPLTGPPALGGIAHNIGVRVAVAEVNAAGGINGRKVRLITEDDGYVNTRTIQAVRKLATVDKVFGITTVSGANQGLAALPVIEQTGVLTFSVMGFSKQLYDPVKKNVFVIGQTYDVLFDDMTTFMAKKYPGRKWGIVSQDDESGEIVREGFERAAKAASLNVVSRQIYKKGQQDFSSEMAKFKHDGGDILIAGGIVNENVAMVKELERLGLKVPMGMFYVGRYPITLELMGAASDGTLWADYVEAETGPKGAAFLERVKKTVSEDEFKRVNRFTLTGYASARTMFEAIRQCGKAVTWACAIDRLEAMRGYDTGVMAPVAFSKTSHFSVQKPIVMEAVYGTRSFKPVP, encoded by the coding sequence ATGAACAGATCCCTCCGGGCGCTCGCCGCCCTCGCGCTCGCTGTTGCCGCACTCGGCGCCCACGCCCAGCAGCAAGGCATCACCGACACCGAGATCCTCATCGGCGACGTGATGCCGCTCACCGGCCCGCCGGCGCTCGGCGGCATCGCGCACAACATCGGCGTGCGCGTGGCCGTGGCCGAGGTCAACGCCGCCGGCGGCATCAACGGCCGCAAGGTGCGGCTCATCACGGAAGACGACGGCTACGTCAACACACGCACCATCCAGGCCGTGCGCAAGCTCGCGACGGTGGACAAGGTGTTCGGCATCACCACCGTGTCCGGCGCGAACCAGGGCCTGGCGGCGTTGCCGGTGATCGAGCAGACCGGTGTGCTGACCTTCAGCGTCATGGGCTTTTCCAAGCAGCTCTACGACCCCGTGAAGAAGAACGTCTTCGTCATCGGCCAGACCTACGACGTGCTGTTCGACGACATGACGACTTTCATGGCGAAGAAGTACCCCGGCCGCAAGTGGGGCATCGTGTCGCAGGACGACGAGTCGGGCGAGATCGTGCGCGAAGGCTTCGAGCGGGCCGCGAAGGCGGCGAGCCTGAACGTGGTGTCGCGCCAGATCTACAAGAAGGGCCAGCAGGACTTCTCGTCGGAGATGGCGAAGTTCAAGCACGACGGCGGCGACATCCTGATCGCCGGCGGCATCGTCAACGAGAACGTGGCGATGGTGAAGGAGCTCGAGCGCCTGGGCCTGAAGGTGCCGATGGGCATGTTCTACGTCGGCCGCTACCCGATCACGCTGGAGCTCATGGGCGCGGCCAGCGACGGCACGCTGTGGGCGGACTATGTCGAAGCCGAGACCGGGCCCAAGGGCGCCGCGTTCCTGGAGCGCGTGAAGAAGACCGTGTCCGAGGATGAATTCAAGCGCGTGAACCGTTTCACGCTCACGGGCTACGCCTCGGCGCGCACCATGTTCGAGGCCATCCGACAGTGCGGCAAGGCCGTCACCTGGGCCTGCGCCATCGACCGCCTCGAAGCGATGAGGGGCTACGACACGGGCGTGATGGCGCCGGTGGCGTTCAGCAAGACGTCCCACTTCTCCGTGCAGAAGCCCATCGTGATGGAAGCCGTGTACGGCACGCGCAGCTTCAAGCCGGTCCCATGA
- a CDS encoding acyl-CoA synthetase, which produces MQITQFVRRAARLHPHRDGFRVDGRARTWAQSMGRIPRMAQLLQAQGVAEGDRVAVLAMNSDTYGELLFAIPWAGAVAVPMNIRLAVPENVYTLNHSGASVLVVDESFADAAAELAAQCAGIRSVIYMGNASARSGMVELEAALEGLPGVAESARRGDDLYAIFYTGGTTGYPKGVMLSHANAVSLALSWLAALPPGEEHIVHMHVGGLFHLSGAAYLWYTTACAGTNVFLPKFEALPVMKAIAAHRVNSTVLIPTMVNMMLSHPDFAQHDLTSVRQCIYGGSPIPEPVLLAAMEKLPGWRFVHAYGMTETAGMATTLPACYHVLEGPLAGKRLSAGRSSAVCEVRITRADGSEADTGEVGEIAIRGPNVMLGYWRDPAATQACLRGGWMHSGDAAYMDADGFIYIVDRIKDMIVTGGENVYSAEVENAIHRHPAVREAAVIGIPDAKWGETVHAVVVLAEGMSLDAQALIAHCRTLIAPYKCPKSVDIRTEPLPKTAAGKITKKPLREPYWRDHARRVH; this is translated from the coding sequence ATGCAGATAACGCAATTCGTGCGCCGGGCCGCCCGGCTGCATCCCCACCGGGATGGCTTCCGCGTGGACGGGCGCGCCCGGACCTGGGCGCAATCGATGGGGAGAATCCCGCGCATGGCGCAGCTCCTGCAGGCGCAGGGCGTGGCCGAAGGCGACCGGGTCGCGGTGCTGGCCATGAACAGCGACACCTACGGCGAGCTGCTCTTCGCCATCCCGTGGGCAGGCGCGGTCGCGGTGCCCATGAACATCCGGCTGGCCGTTCCCGAAAACGTCTACACCCTCAACCACAGCGGCGCCAGCGTGCTGGTCGTGGACGAGAGCTTCGCGGATGCCGCGGCCGAGCTTGCCGCGCAGTGCGCCGGGATCCGCAGCGTCATTTACATGGGCAACGCATCCGCGCGCTCAGGCATGGTTGAGCTGGAGGCCGCCCTGGAAGGACTGCCGGGCGTTGCCGAGTCGGCGCGGCGCGGCGACGACCTGTACGCCATCTTTTATACGGGCGGCACGACCGGCTACCCGAAGGGCGTGATGCTGTCGCACGCCAATGCGGTGAGCCTCGCCCTCAGCTGGCTCGCCGCCCTGCCTCCCGGCGAGGAGCACATCGTGCACATGCATGTCGGCGGCCTCTTCCACCTCTCCGGCGCCGCCTACCTCTGGTACACGACGGCCTGCGCCGGCACCAACGTCTTCCTGCCCAAGTTTGAAGCGTTGCCGGTGATGAAGGCGATTGCCGCGCATCGTGTCAACAGCACCGTGCTGATCCCGACCATGGTGAACATGATGCTGTCCCATCCGGATTTCGCGCAGCACGACCTCACCAGCGTGCGCCAGTGCATCTACGGCGGCTCGCCGATCCCGGAGCCGGTGCTGCTCGCCGCGATGGAGAAGCTGCCGGGCTGGCGCTTCGTCCATGCCTACGGCATGACCGAGACAGCCGGCATGGCAACCACGCTCCCCGCCTGCTACCACGTGCTGGAGGGACCGCTCGCCGGAAAGCGGCTCTCCGCGGGACGGTCCTCCGCGGTCTGCGAGGTCCGCATCACGCGTGCCGACGGCAGCGAAGCCGACACGGGCGAGGTGGGGGAGATCGCCATCCGCGGGCCCAACGTGATGCTCGGCTACTGGCGCGACCCCGCCGCCACGCAGGCGTGCCTGCGCGGCGGCTGGATGCACTCGGGCGATGCGGCTTACATGGATGCCGACGGCTTCATCTACATCGTCGACCGCATCAAGGACATGATCGTCACCGGCGGCGAAAACGTCTACTCGGCCGAGGTGGAGAACGCGATCCACCGCCATCCCGCGGTGCGCGAGGCGGCCGTGATCGGCATCCCCGACGCCAAATGGGGAGAGACGGTCCACGCCGTCGTGGTGCTCGCGGAAGGCATGAGCCTGGACGCGCAAGCGCTGATCGCCCATTGCCGCACGCTCATCGCGCCGTACAAGTGCCCCAAGTCGGTGGACATCCGCACCGAGCCGCTACCCAAGACGGCGGCCGGCAAGATCACCAAGAAGCCGCTGCGGGAGCCCTACTGGAGAGACCATGCGCGGCGCGTCCACTGA
- a CDS encoding phosphotransferase family protein: MRGASTESVAGKARMEQRLGEFIEARTGVRSRLQLWRRFTGGFSWSTYGATITQDTPTGKVQDVVVRIGEPTGLLAPYSTAPESQVLRSLHGGAVPVPAVLFASDDTEVVGAPFMVQERVRGVVRTPWEQARGAESGDNTIAAQFVDTLAALHRFDWTQKELPALDHATTEGNAALRQLARWQAMLEANELRRLPLLHYALHWLRENAPVAPAVTLVHGDYRSGNFLEDEGRITAILDWELVHLGDPHEDLGWACMRMFLDGDKRVCGLMPRDALYDRYAAAAGRTVNRESVRYYEALSLFKVIAMNMSGARRIESGRSPDLRMTSLAFGLPQLMRDLLDVMERAR, encoded by the coding sequence ATGCGCGGCGCGTCCACTGAATCCGTTGCCGGCAAGGCACGGATGGAACAGCGCCTGGGCGAATTCATCGAGGCGCGCACCGGCGTGCGCAGCCGCCTGCAGTTGTGGCGGCGCTTCACCGGGGGATTTTCCTGGAGCACTTACGGCGCGACGATCACGCAGGACACGCCGACCGGCAAGGTCCAGGACGTCGTGGTGCGCATCGGCGAACCCACGGGCCTTCTCGCGCCCTATTCCACCGCGCCGGAATCGCAGGTGCTGCGCAGCCTCCACGGCGGCGCCGTACCGGTCCCCGCGGTCCTCTTCGCGAGCGACGACACCGAGGTCGTCGGCGCGCCCTTCATGGTGCAGGAAAGGGTGCGCGGCGTGGTGCGCACGCCCTGGGAGCAGGCGCGCGGCGCCGAATCCGGCGACAACACCATCGCGGCGCAGTTCGTCGACACGCTCGCCGCATTGCACCGCTTCGACTGGACGCAAAAGGAACTGCCGGCACTGGACCACGCCACGACCGAAGGCAACGCGGCGCTGCGCCAGCTGGCTCGCTGGCAGGCGATGCTGGAGGCGAACGAGCTGCGGCGCCTGCCGCTGCTGCATTACGCCCTTCACTGGTTGCGCGAGAACGCGCCCGTGGCGCCGGCGGTGACGCTGGTGCATGGCGATTACCGCAGCGGCAATTTCCTGGAAGACGAGGGGCGGATCACGGCCATCCTCGACTGGGAGCTCGTGCACCTGGGCGACCCGCACGAGGATCTCGGCTGGGCCTGCATGCGGATGTTCCTGGACGGGGACAAGCGGGTCTGCGGCCTGATGCCGCGCGACGCGCTCTACGATCGCTACGCCGCCGCGGCGGGCCGTACCGTGAATCGGGAGTCGGTCCGCTACTACGAGGCGCTGTCGCTCTTCAAGGTCATCGCCATGAACATGAGCGGCGCGCGCCGCATCGAATCGGGTCGCTCGCCGGACCTGCGGATGACGTCCCTCGCGTTCGGGCTGCCGCAGCTCATGCGCGATCTCCTCGACGTCATGGAGCGTGCACGATGA
- a CDS encoding ABC transporter substrate-binding protein produces MKRRSFVGAAGLAAAGAGAGIPMLALAQTTQGVTKNEIVIGTIQDLSGPIVSIGKPLLNGMNMRIDQINAAGGVNGRKIKLLVEDSGYDPKRAVLAAQKLVTSDRVFAMVNVLGTAVTLATAPVIVDKGILDLFPISAHRGNWEPFHKLKFAILTPFEVGIKAGLNEMIKRKGYKRVAILYQDDELGQDILRATEEVLKDQNLPLVEKASFKRGATDFASQAQRLVAAKPDTIVMATATRESIGGATAARLLGYSGDFLGSSASFQADVAKLGGPPLEGFYAIGEYPMMYRDDPKNSKELNEWMDAYNARFSSMPDVYSATGWASIDLFATALKNAGAEPTTESMVNALQNVKYAKTFLGNPEYAFGPTRRLGGAQIRVSQVKAGRWVPFTDYLPL; encoded by the coding sequence ATGAAACGCAGATCATTCGTAGGCGCTGCCGGGCTGGCCGCCGCCGGGGCGGGCGCCGGCATTCCGATGCTGGCTCTCGCGCAGACCACGCAAGGCGTGACGAAGAACGAAATCGTGATCGGCACGATCCAGGACCTGTCGGGACCCATCGTCTCGATCGGCAAGCCGCTCCTGAACGGCATGAACATGCGCATCGACCAGATCAATGCCGCCGGCGGGGTGAACGGCCGCAAAATCAAGCTGCTGGTGGAGGACTCGGGCTACGACCCCAAGCGCGCCGTGCTCGCGGCGCAGAAGCTGGTCACGAGCGACCGCGTGTTCGCGATGGTCAACGTGCTCGGGACCGCGGTCACGCTCGCCACCGCGCCCGTGATCGTCGACAAGGGCATCCTGGACCTGTTCCCGATCAGCGCGCACCGCGGAAACTGGGAGCCCTTCCACAAGCTGAAGTTCGCCATCCTCACGCCGTTCGAGGTGGGCATCAAGGCCGGCCTCAACGAGATGATCAAGCGCAAGGGCTACAAGCGCGTGGCCATCCTCTACCAGGACGACGAACTCGGCCAGGACATCCTGCGCGCGACCGAGGAAGTGCTGAAGGACCAGAACCTGCCGCTCGTCGAGAAGGCGTCCTTCAAGCGGGGCGCGACCGACTTCGCCTCGCAGGCCCAACGGCTGGTGGCGGCGAAGCCCGACACGATCGTCATGGCCACCGCGACACGCGAGAGCATCGGCGGCGCGACGGCGGCACGGCTGCTCGGCTACAGCGGGGATTTCCTGGGCAGCAGCGCCTCGTTCCAGGCCGACGTGGCGAAGCTCGGCGGCCCGCCGCTGGAAGGCTTCTACGCGATCGGCGAGTACCCGATGATGTATCGCGACGACCCGAAGAACAGCAAGGAGTTGAACGAGTGGATGGACGCGTACAACGCGCGTTTCTCGTCCATGCCGGATGTGTATTCCGCCACGGGCTGGGCCTCGATCGACCTGTTCGCGACGGCATTGAAGAATGCCGGCGCGGAGCCGACGACCGAGAGCATGGTCAATGCCCTGCAGAACGTGAAGTACGCCAAGACATTCCTCGGCAACCCCGAGTACGCCTTCGGGCCGACGCGCCGCCTGGGGGGCGCACAGATCCGGGTCTCGCAGGTAAAGGCAGGACGCTGGGTCCCCTTCACCGACTACCTGCCGCTGTAA
- a CDS encoding AMP-dependent synthetase/ligase, with translation MPKPWNLTTTRPPEHSAAVPGDSVVQIFWNACERRADTVAMRQKHFGIWRGWRWREVGAAVRELALGFVSLGLEPGECVSILSNTRMEWVWCDLAVQTAGGVANGIYPSDPARQVRFVCEDSATVLLVVEDEEQLDKVLGVREHLPLLRHIVLLNAKGLDQFADPMVITLEELRRQGAAFDAAHPEAFGRLGALRRPGDLAALIYTSGTTGQPLGTMHSHRGLAAAVRAQVAALPQDERDERMCFLPLCHVAERVAGCYVALCTGAVLNFVENPDTVAENVREIAPTVFGGVPRLWEKFYSAVTIAVQEAGPVQQALYRWSLDVGHEVAARVLEGEPVGFALRLKYRLAGIAALDHVRRFIGIHRCRYLTTGAAPISPELVRWYLALGVPMLESWGLAEACGLSTSMPAASMRPGSVGKALPGTEVRVDAASGELAVRGPHVFMGYLNQPERTALAFDDEGWLRTGDMGAALGDGYFRFDERKKDLMVTAGGRSFAPSAWENELKFSPYVTDAVVTGEGRSYLTAIVLIEQENVEKFAQDRDIPFSSYASLTRAPEVRALVQGEVDRVNRKLGQSGEIRKFFLLENQLGAEDEELAPTMRLKRRLVLAKYASQIEAMYA, from the coding sequence ATGCCCAAGCCCTGGAACCTCACCACGACCCGCCCGCCGGAACACAGCGCTGCCGTCCCGGGCGACTCCGTCGTGCAGATTTTCTGGAACGCCTGCGAGCGGCGTGCGGACACCGTCGCGATGCGGCAGAAGCACTTCGGCATCTGGCGCGGCTGGCGCTGGCGCGAGGTCGGCGCCGCCGTGCGCGAGTTGGCGCTGGGTTTCGTATCGCTGGGGCTCGAGCCCGGCGAATGCGTGTCCATCCTGTCGAATACACGCATGGAATGGGTCTGGTGCGACCTGGCGGTGCAGACGGCCGGTGGCGTGGCGAACGGGATTTATCCGAGCGACCCCGCGAGGCAGGTCCGCTTCGTCTGCGAAGACTCCGCCACGGTGCTGCTGGTGGTGGAGGACGAGGAACAACTCGACAAGGTGCTTGGTGTGCGGGAGCACCTGCCGCTGCTGCGGCACATCGTGCTGCTGAATGCGAAAGGGCTCGACCAGTTCGCCGATCCGATGGTCATCACCCTGGAGGAGCTGCGCCGCCAGGGCGCCGCCTTCGACGCCGCGCATCCCGAAGCCTTCGGCCGCCTCGGCGCGCTGCGCCGGCCGGGCGACCTGGCCGCGCTGATCTATACCTCCGGCACGACGGGGCAGCCGTTGGGAACCATGCATTCGCATCGTGGACTCGCGGCCGCCGTGCGCGCGCAGGTCGCCGCCTTGCCGCAGGACGAACGCGACGAGCGCATGTGCTTCCTGCCGCTGTGCCACGTGGCCGAACGCGTGGCGGGTTGCTACGTGGCTCTCTGCACGGGCGCCGTGCTGAACTTCGTGGAGAACCCGGACACCGTCGCGGAAAACGTGCGTGAGATCGCGCCCACCGTGTTCGGCGGCGTGCCCAGGCTGTGGGAGAAGTTCTATTCGGCCGTGACCATCGCCGTGCAGGAGGCCGGGCCCGTGCAGCAGGCGCTCTATCGCTGGAGCCTGGATGTCGGCCACGAAGTCGCCGCGCGGGTTCTCGAAGGGGAACCGGTCGGTTTTGCACTGAGGCTCAAATACCGTCTGGCCGGCATCGCCGCCCTGGATCATGTGCGCCGCTTCATCGGCATCCACCGGTGCCGCTACCTCACCACCGGCGCGGCGCCCATCTCCCCGGAGCTCGTTCGCTGGTACCTGGCGCTGGGCGTTCCGATGCTCGAGTCATGGGGGCTGGCCGAAGCCTGCGGGCTATCGACGTCCATGCCGGCCGCATCGATGCGGCCGGGCAGCGTCGGGAAGGCGCTGCCCGGCACCGAGGTGCGGGTCGATGCCGCCTCGGGTGAATTGGCCGTACGGGGACCCCATGTGTTCATGGGTTACCTGAACCAGCCCGAGCGCACCGCGCTGGCCTTCGACGACGAGGGGTGGCTGCGCACGGGCGACATGGGCGCGGCGCTGGGGGACGGGTACTTCCGGTTCGACGAGCGCAAGAAGGACCTCATGGTGACGGCCGGCGGCCGCAGCTTCGCCCCGAGCGCGTGGGAAAACGAATTGAAGTTCAGCCCTTATGTGACCGACGCGGTGGTGACCGGCGAAGGCCGGAGCTACCTGACGGCGATCGTGCTGATCGAGCAGGAGAACGTGGAGAAGTTCGCGCAGGACCGCGACATCCCGTTCTCTAGTTATGCGAGCCTCACGCGCGCGCCCGAAGTCCGCGCCCTGGTGCAGGGCGAGGTCGACCGGGTGAACCGAAAGCTGGGGCAGTCGGGGGAGATCAGGAAGTTCTTCCTGCTCGAGAACCAGCTCGGCGCGGAAGACGAGGAACTCGCGCCGACCATGCGGCTCAAGCGCCGGCTGGTGCTCGCGAAGTACGCCTCGCAGATCGAGGCCATGTACGCCTGA
- a CDS encoding ABC transporter ATP-binding protein has protein sequence MNDVLVLSNIESAYGPIKAIRGVSLRVARGRIVTVLGSNGAGKTTILKTISGIIDPRKGSVVFRGVDITAKDPTFIVRQGLSHVPEGREVFPLLTVHENLLMGAYTRGDRDAVARDMEQVYTYFPILRDRQKQQAGLLSGGQQQMLAISRAILAGPELILLDEPSLGLSPKLTKDIFEIVIRINRERGTTILLVEQNANMALNAADHGYVLENGRVVMEDTCENLRAKDDIREFYLGQKGGDDRAERRWKKKKTWR, from the coding sequence ATGAACGACGTGCTCGTCCTCAGCAACATCGAGAGTGCCTACGGTCCGATCAAGGCGATCCGCGGCGTGAGCCTGCGCGTGGCGCGCGGCCGCATCGTGACGGTGCTCGGCTCCAACGGAGCGGGCAAGACGACCATCCTGAAGACCATCAGCGGCATCATCGACCCGCGCAAGGGCAGCGTCGTCTTCCGCGGCGTGGACATCACCGCGAAGGATCCGACCTTCATCGTGCGCCAGGGGCTGAGCCACGTGCCCGAAGGGCGCGAAGTATTCCCGCTCCTGACGGTGCACGAGAACCTGCTGATGGGCGCGTACACGCGAGGCGACCGTGACGCCGTGGCTCGCGACATGGAGCAGGTCTACACCTATTTCCCGATCCTGCGCGACCGCCAGAAGCAGCAGGCGGGCCTGCTGTCGGGTGGCCAGCAGCAGATGCTCGCCATCTCGCGCGCGATCCTGGCGGGCCCCGAGCTGATCCTGCTCGACGAACCGAGCCTCGGGCTGTCGCCCAAGCTCACGAAGGACATCTTCGAGATCGTGATCCGCATCAACCGCGAGCGCGGCACGACCATCCTGCTGGTCGAGCAGAACGCGAACATGGCGCTCAATGCCGCCGACCACGGCTACGTGCTGGAGAACGGGCGTGTCGTGATGGAAGACACCTGCGAGAACCTGCGCGCGAAGGACGATATCCGCGAGTTCTACCTCGGCCAGAAGGGCGGGGACGACCGCGCGGAACGGCGCTGGAAGAAAAAGAAGACCTGGCGCTGA
- a CDS encoding ABC transporter ATP-binding protein, with protein sequence MTSSVLLSARNLSVRFGGVLAVNNVSFDVERGEVFTLIGPNGAGKTTVFNLISRIYNATAGTLDFDGQRLTHVAPHDVAGLGIARTFQNIELFEHATVLQNLLIGRHIRRRAGIWSELLFTRTVREGERETRRKVEEVIDLLSLQHYRDTLVAGLPYGVRKVVELARALATQPKLLLLDEPSSGLNAEETGDMAFWIKDIQRDLHVTILMVEHDMGLVSRVSDRVLAMNQGEVLALGAPAVVQSDPAVIEAYLGSVDDVESLRRGPAA encoded by the coding sequence ATGACCTCTTCCGTCCTCCTGTCCGCCAGGAACCTCAGCGTCCGCTTCGGCGGCGTGCTGGCCGTGAACAACGTCAGCTTCGACGTGGAGCGCGGCGAGGTGTTCACGCTCATCGGCCCGAACGGCGCGGGCAAGACGACCGTGTTCAACCTCATCAGCCGCATCTACAACGCGACCGCCGGCACGCTGGACTTCGACGGGCAGCGGCTGACGCACGTGGCCCCGCACGACGTGGCCGGCCTCGGCATCGCGCGCACGTTCCAGAACATCGAACTGTTCGAGCACGCCACCGTGCTGCAGAACCTGCTCATCGGCCGCCACATCCGGCGGCGCGCCGGCATCTGGAGCGAGCTCCTGTTCACGCGCACCGTGCGCGAGGGAGAGCGGGAAACCCGTCGCAAGGTGGAGGAAGTGATCGACTTGCTCTCGCTCCAGCATTACCGCGACACCCTGGTCGCCGGGCTGCCCTACGGCGTGCGCAAGGTGGTGGAGCTCGCGCGGGCCCTCGCGACGCAGCCCAAGCTGCTGTTGCTCGACGAGCCGTCCTCCGGGCTGAACGCCGAGGAAACCGGCGACATGGCGTTCTGGATCAAGGACATCCAGCGCGACCTGCACGTGACGATCCTCATGGTGGAGCACGACATGGGCCTGGTCTCGCGGGTGTCCGACCGGGTGCTCGCGATGAACCAGGGCGAGGTGCTCGCCCTCGGCGCGCCCGCGGTGGTGCAGTCCGATCCCGCGGTGATCGAAGCCTACCTGGGCAGTGTCGACGACGTCGAGTCGCTGCGGCGGGGACCGGCCGCATGA
- a CDS encoding branched-chain amino acid ABC transporter permease, translating to MRFVFKTHYDQDIALARHGGQRFWYGALLAALVLAPWVVPEYGIAQLTFVLIYGIVAVALMLLAGFTGQFSIGHAAFMGVGAYTEAYLGARGWPFPLSMACAMGLSGAVGLVVGLPALRVKGMYLGIATLSFGFIVEEVMSRWESVTGGSAGKSVASPSLFGWTLDSPAAFYYLCLFCTVASTLGVLNLLRASTGRAFVAIRDSEISAQSMGIQLARYKSMSFSLSAALAGLGGALYAHKIQFISPEQFSVVQSIDLLLMVVIGGLGSMHGAFFGAVFLIGMPQLISVAKDYLPESIRQATGLQGLVYGAVLIAFVMLEPMGMYGRWLKIRTWLELYPFYRRGMFKRQKSFQKSERLK from the coding sequence ATGCGCTTCGTCTTCAAGACCCACTACGACCAGGACATCGCGCTCGCGCGCCACGGCGGCCAGCGCTTCTGGTACGGCGCGCTGCTCGCCGCGCTGGTGCTGGCGCCCTGGGTCGTGCCCGAATACGGGATCGCGCAGCTCACGTTCGTGCTGATCTACGGCATCGTCGCCGTCGCGCTGATGCTGCTGGCGGGCTTCACGGGCCAGTTCTCGATCGGCCATGCGGCTTTCATGGGCGTAGGCGCCTACACGGAGGCCTACCTCGGCGCCAGGGGCTGGCCCTTTCCGCTGTCCATGGCCTGCGCCATGGGGCTCTCCGGGGCGGTCGGCCTGGTCGTGGGCCTGCCCGCCCTGCGCGTGAAGGGCATGTACCTCGGCATCGCCACGCTTTCCTTCGGCTTCATCGTCGAAGAGGTCATGTCGCGCTGGGAAAGCGTGACGGGCGGCAGTGCCGGCAAGTCCGTGGCATCGCCCTCCCTGTTCGGCTGGACGCTGGACAGCCCGGCCGCCTTCTACTACCTGTGCCTGTTCTGCACCGTCGCGAGCACGCTGGGTGTCCTCAACCTGCTGCGCGCATCGACAGGACGCGCATTCGTCGCCATCCGCGACTCGGAGATTTCCGCGCAGAGCATGGGCATCCAGCTCGCGCGATACAAGTCGATGTCGTTCTCGCTGTCGGCGGCGCTTGCCGGCCTGGGCGGCGCGCTGTACGCGCACAAGATCCAGTTCATTTCGCCCGAGCAATTCAGCGTCGTGCAGTCGATCGACCTGCTGTTGATGGTGGTGATCGGGGGTCTGGGTTCGATGCATGGCGCCTTCTTCGGGGCGGTCTTCCTGATCGGCATGCCGCAGCTGATCTCCGTGGCCAAGGACTACCTGCCCGAGAGCATCCGGCAGGCCACGGGCTTGCAGGGGCTCGTGTACGGGGCCGTGCTCATCGCATTCGTCATGCTGGAGCCGATGGGGATGTACGGGCGCTGGTTGAAGATCCGCACGTGGCTGGAGCTCTACCCGTTCTACCGGCGCGGCATGTTCAAGCGGCAGAAATCGTTCCAGAAATCGGAACGCCTGAAATGA
- a CDS encoding branched-chain amino acid ABC transporter permease: MLLLQIVVAGVAQGCVYGLIALGFVLIYKATETVNFAQGELMMLGAFAGFGFMALGLPFWMAGVASVAAMALVGLGLERVLIRPVLGQPAFSIVMLTFGLGYVARSGITMLPGIGTETHMLAAPYKGAVLRAGGVVMAAEHMVIIGATAVLCTALWMLFRFTRIGVAMQASSQNQLAAYYMGIPVQKLNGLVWGLAAAVATVAGLLLAPITFVHANMGFIGLKAFPAAIVGGFSSLPGAIVGGIVIGVVEALSGFYLPEGFKDVAPYVVVLIMLTVKPTGLFGERARKKV; this comes from the coding sequence ATGCTCCTCCTTCAAATCGTCGTCGCCGGCGTGGCGCAGGGCTGCGTCTACGGCCTGATCGCGCTCGGCTTCGTGCTGATCTACAAGGCCACCGAAACCGTCAATTTCGCGCAGGGCGAGCTGATGATGCTCGGCGCCTTCGCCGGCTTCGGCTTCATGGCGCTCGGCCTGCCGTTCTGGATGGCGGGTGTGGCATCCGTCGCGGCGATGGCGCTGGTGGGACTGGGTCTGGAGCGGGTGCTGATCCGACCGGTGCTGGGGCAGCCGGCGTTTTCAATCGTGATGCTCACCTTCGGCCTGGGCTACGTCGCGCGCAGCGGCATCACCATGCTTCCGGGAATCGGCACCGAGACCCACATGCTCGCCGCGCCGTACAAGGGCGCCGTCCTGAGGGCGGGGGGCGTGGTCATGGCCGCGGAGCACATGGTGATCATCGGCGCGACGGCGGTGCTGTGCACCGCGCTCTGGATGCTGTTTCGCTTCACGCGCATCGGCGTTGCCATGCAGGCTTCGTCGCAAAACCAGCTGGCCGCGTACTACATGGGCATCCCGGTGCAGAAGCTGAATGGCCTGGTGTGGGGGCTGGCGGCGGCGGTGGCGACGGTGGCCGGACTGCTGCTCGCGCCCATCACCTTCGTGCATGCCAACATGGGCTTCATCGGGCTGAAGGCCTTTCCCGCCGCCATCGTCGGCGGGTTCAGCAGCCTGCCGGGCGCCATCGTGGGCGGCATCGTCATCGGCGTGGTCGAGGCGCTCTCAGGCTTCTACCTCCCCGAGGGGTTCAAGGACGTCGCACCCTACGTCGTCGTCCTCATCATGCTGACCGTGAAGCCGACCGGCCTCTTCGGCGAACGCGCGCGCAAGAAGGTCTGA